GTCGTTCGACTCGACGCACAAAGTTGCGCTGGTGGCTCCGCATCTCGAAGTCGGGAGCCATATTTGGGAATGTTAGGTGCGAGCCGTCATACACGGTATCGCGGTAGAGGTTGTGGTATTGGTTGTAGTACAGACAGAGTTGCTCAGCGCGATCGCCATCACTCCAAATCCATGCTTTGAAAGCGGTTTGGATTTTGTCTTGCATTGTCCGTGATGCGGTGGTGGCTTCTACATTCAGGATGCTGATGACATTGCCATGCTTGTCTTGGATATGGTCATAGATTTTGGGATCTTTTTGGTTGAGCGCGTGTTCTATTAGTTCAAGAGCGGTGTGGCTAGGTGTTCCCCATTCGGTTTTGTTTTGGGGTGAGTTAGTCAGTTTGCTGTCGCCTTTGACTACCCAAATGTTGGCGGGGTCGGGATGGAATTTGACAGTGCTGGTTCCTGCATGGCTCAGTAGTTGTTCGCTAAATTCTTTGATTACATCTTCGGGGAGCCATGTCGTTCCGAGTTTGACGCGGATCGTGTTGTGCAATAGTAGGTTTAGCTCGTTGGTGGTCATGACATTGACGTTGATGCCGAGTTTGACGGCGCAGCGTACTTTGATGTCTACGTCTGGGGTTTCGGGTAAACAGGGGACGGGTTGATTGCTGCTGATAGTTTGATGGTATTTGTCGATGTTCAGCCAGTTGGGTACTCCGCTTTCTTTCCATGCGACAATTTTGTTGAGTCGGTTGACGACGTTGCCACTGATGAATTCTTCTCTGGTAATCCATTCAGCGTTGGTGGTTTCTTGGACTGTGGCTGGTGGGATTGTGCCGTTATAGAAGATATCGCCTTCAAGCTCAGTGATGACATGGCTAATGCTTTTGTCGATCAGATTGGCGATCCAGTCCAGGTCGATATAGCTTTTAGCATCTAGGCATTGGGCTAGAGCATCTTTGGCGTTATCGGCACGATATCTTGGGGTTGCTCTGACTGTCCTTTGATGGAAGATGGGGGCTTTGGCGGGGCTTTTGCCTTTGCCTCGGTCAATCTCTAATGCTCTCAATCGATAGTAGTTGGGGTCTTCTTGGAAGATGCTGAGGTTCTCTTTGCTGGTGAAATGTCCGAATCTAATTGCGAACTCATCATATTTTTGATTGAGAATTTGGCGCAGTTTGGCTAGTTCTTTTTCGTCTTCGTACTGCTGCATTCTCAGCACTAGGTCGAGGATCTTGGCGACAGACATAGCGGCACGAATGCGTTGTTGTTGTTTTGCGACTAGTTCTAGCTGATAGTCGGTGCGACGATAGATTTGTCCTTCATGTTCGCAGAATGCATTGGGTAGAACTTTTTGTAACTGTGGTGGAATCTGGATTATTTTGGTTTCAGTTACTGCTGGTTCATAGAATTTAGCGATCGCTTTCCCAATCTTGCTTATCTCTGCTCTCAGGTCAAAGTTTGCTGGAGCAGTTACTCCTAAATGCTCTCCTCCATAGAGTTTGGCGATTGTCAATTCTCCGAGGATATTGCGGAATTTCAATGGTGATGTAGTCATGGGCTTTTTCTCAATTAAAAAAGCGAGTCAATCCTTAATAGGATTGACTCGCTCATTAGCTTTGGTGTGGTTACTCTCTAGATCAGCCGCTAGGCTGACTCTACAAACCATTGGTTAATCATGATTGGCTCCTGATTGACTGTATGTTTGCCTGATGGAACTGTCTTTACCCAATCAGGATATTGATAGTTTTTCTGATTCGTGGCTCTCAGCTCAGTTTCTGTGAGTTTGCGGAAAACAAGGATATCCGCAACCACTTCCGTGTTGGCAAACCTCTTAAAAGCTATATCTGGTAATCTAATAGCGGTCACTAGCTCTAACTTACTGGCTAGATATTTCCGAAAACTGGTATTGGCTGCATCAAGGGTGAAACAACTGGTAATCATGGCTATCAACCCATTTTCCCTCACTAAATCTGTACATTTGGCTAGAAAGTAATTATGGATGCTTAGGTTCAGGTGGGCGTAGCGCGGATCGTAGAGTTTGTAATTGCCAAAGGGAACATTGCCGATCGCTAGGTCAAAACTGTTGTCACTTAGGCTCACTGTCTCAAATCCCTGTGCGTAAATCAGGGCTTCTGGATATAGCAATCTCGCGATTTGGGCAAAGATTGGGTCTATTTCTATGCTGACCCATTGCGATCTCTCTCTCATCAGCGCGGGCTGACATCCCATAAAGGAGAGTGTGTTACACGCTGGCTCAACGATCGCTCCACCCGTAAAGCCGATCTTGCTAAGAAGATCCCACATGGCGCGGATGACTTCAAAGCTCGTTTGGTAAGCGGTTGCGGTTGCAGATTTTGCGGCTTGGATTTCAGTTTTGGTCAATAGTTGGCTCAGTTTTTCATGGCATCGATGCTGCCATGTATTTCCTTGATGATTAGTCTTTACCCAGATATCGGTGAGGGTTCCCCATCCTGATGCTTTGGCAAGAGAGACTTGTTGCTCTGCTGTTGCTGATGATATTGATTTACTTAGGGCGATCGCCTCGACGGTTGCTTCGGCTTTTACTCGCAGGGGGCTATCAAAATGCTGCTCAATTTCTGGCGTGATCTCAAATATTGGTTGGTACATTTTTGGCTTTTTCACTAGTTTTTGTTCTTGCGAACAAGCGCTAGCCAAAAATACATTAGTCATAATTCATTGTTGTTCTCACAGATGGTAAGCTGACCCCATAAGATCGTTACTAACCGCCAAGTGGATTTTATGACTAATTTGCCCAATTCGTTCCAAGAAGATATTCTCGCAAATCCTAATCATAAAAGTTGGGCAGAAGTAACTAAAGATTATGTTGGAAAAGGCATAGATTCCAAGCGAACTTGGTATAGTTCGGTGGCTGATGCTTATAATCGGGTGAGACCCCGATATGCTCTTGAACTTATTTCTCGCGTTATTGAACTAACACGATTGCCCCCCAAATCAAATATTCTTGAGATTGGTTGCGGACCTGCGATCGCTACAGTTTCTTTTGCTGAATTAGGATTCTCTTTGCTTAGTCTAGAGCCAAATTTAGAAGCATTCCAACTAGCTAGACAAAACTGTGCGGCATATCCGCAAGTGAAAAT
This window of the Pseudanabaena sp. ABRG5-3 genome carries:
- a CDS encoding Eco57I restriction-modification methylase domain-containing protein; the encoded protein is MTNVFLASACSQEQKLVKKPKMYQPIFEITPEIEQHFDSPLRVKAEATVEAIALSKSISSATAEQQVSLAKASGWGTLTDIWVKTNHQGNTWQHRCHEKLSQLLTKTEIQAAKSATATAYQTSFEVIRAMWDLLSKIGFTGGAIVEPACNTLSFMGCQPALMRERSQWVSIEIDPIFAQIARLLYPEALIYAQGFETVSLSDNSFDLAIGNVPFGNYKLYDPRYAHLNLSIHNYFLAKCTDLVRENGLIAMITSCFTLDAANTSFRKYLASKLELVTAIRLPDIAFKRFANTEVVADILVFRKLTETELRATNQKNYQYPDWVKTVPSGKHTVNQEPIMINQWFVESA